A stretch of Kaistella flava (ex Peng et al. 2021) DNA encodes these proteins:
- a CDS encoding RNA methyltransferase — MSSTKKLKLEELGRIDIETFKETKKTPLVVVLDNVRSMHNVGAIFRTADAFLIEKVVLCGITPQPPHREIHKAALGATESVDWVYERDIAEALQNLKKENFKIVGIEQTTSSEIITDYPINKDEKYALVLGNEVDGLSDEALSYYDTFLEIPQLGTKHSLNVSVCGGIVMWEFFKYLK; from the coding sequence ATGTCATCCACAAAGAAACTGAAACTCGAAGAATTAGGCAGAATAGATATCGAAACCTTTAAAGAGACCAAAAAAACGCCGCTTGTTGTGGTTTTAGATAATGTTCGAAGCATGCATAATGTTGGTGCGATTTTCAGAACGGCAGATGCTTTCTTAATTGAAAAGGTTGTCTTGTGTGGAATTACACCGCAACCGCCACATCGTGAGATTCACAAAGCCGCTTTGGGCGCAACAGAAAGCGTGGATTGGGTTTATGAAAGAGATATTGCAGAAGCACTACAAAATCTAAAAAAGGAAAACTTTAAAATTGTTGGAATCGAGCAAACGACGAGTTCGGAAATCATCACCGATTATCCCATTAATAAAGATGAAAAATACGCTTTGGTTTTAGGAAATGAGGTTGATGGATTAAGCGACGAAGCACTTTCGTATTACGATACTTTCCTGGAAATTCCGCAGTTGGGAACAAAACACTCTTTGAATGTTTCTGTTTGTGGTGGAATTGTGATGTGGGAATTCTTTAAATATTTAAAATAA
- a CDS encoding 2'-5' RNA ligase family protein, giving the protein MSLYFIAVVPHKELRQKARVFSKDFAERFNSVKSFENFPHITLIKPFHFDENQEDVLVENFSVMNLKSFTFEVNLKNFGCFPNKDKPVIFIKPESSTELQQLYDEVQPSMKFHSYAKIHPHLTVAYKDLSPKNFQKAWEEYQTKTFEDSFLVDKICLFKHENKKWNLLKIKYLN; this is encoded by the coding sequence ATGAGTTTATATTTTATTGCAGTTGTTCCGCATAAGGAACTTCGTCAGAAAGCCAGAGTTTTCAGTAAAGATTTTGCTGAACGGTTTAATTCTGTAAAGTCATTTGAAAATTTCCCTCATATCACTTTGATCAAACCTTTTCATTTCGATGAAAATCAGGAAGACGTTTTGGTGGAAAATTTTTCTGTAATGAATTTGAAATCCTTTACTTTTGAGGTGAATCTTAAAAACTTCGGATGTTTTCCAAATAAAGACAAACCGGTTATTTTTATAAAGCCCGAAAGTTCAACCGAACTTCAGCAGTTATATGATGAGGTTCAGCCAAGTATGAAATTTCATTCTTATGCAAAAATCCATCCTCATCTTACGGTTGCATACAAAGATTTAAGTCCTAAAAATTTTCAGAAAGCTTGGGAAGAATACCAAACAAAAACTTTCGAAGATTCTTTTTTAGTAGACAAGATCTGTCTTTTCAAACATGAAAATAAAAAGTGGAATCTTCTTAAAATCAAATATTTGAATTGA
- a CDS encoding efflux transporter outer membrane subunit, with translation MNKYFNIKTLSVVFSAFVLTSCMTREKYERPKEVISENLFRTDLLPKDSVSMATVSWREIFTDPVLQKHIAKALENNLDVRVALQNINAADSYLKQSKAAYLPTLSAGPNYTFQTQSLNTQSGKLLGQRVYGNQFDITANVGLELDIWGKLKAQQKAQLASYLGTVAAHQAVKSDLVASIASAYYQLLTFDDQKRIINETIILRNKNYETTKALKDAGTVTEVAVQQSEALVFNAESMLINIDVQIALLENTLSVLMGEPAHSIERTSIAAQKMPVSLKLGYPANLLENRPDVKAAEYNLMNAFELTNSAKAQFYPSLRLTGSAGIASKDLDQLFSASSLFANVVAGLAQPILNKRQIKTQYEVSLAQKEIAYLNFRKSLLNAGREVSDALKIYQSQDGFINLKKKERDAYKNSVNYSQELVNYGMANYLEVINASVNQLNAELNISTAEYSKLDAGIELYRALGGGWR, from the coding sequence ATGAATAAATACTTCAATATAAAAACACTTTCAGTTGTCTTTTCAGCGTTCGTTCTTACTTCATGTATGACGCGCGAGAAATATGAAAGACCGAAAGAAGTCATCAGCGAAAATCTTTTCCGCACCGATTTATTACCGAAAGATTCAGTAAGTATGGCAACTGTTTCGTGGAGAGAAATTTTCACCGATCCAGTTTTGCAAAAGCATATTGCGAAAGCCTTAGAAAATAATTTAGATGTAAGAGTCGCGCTGCAAAATATCAATGCAGCGGATTCTTATTTAAAGCAAAGTAAAGCGGCCTATTTGCCAACCCTTTCTGCAGGTCCGAATTATACGTTTCAAACTCAATCTTTGAATACCCAGTCGGGGAAGCTTTTGGGTCAAAGAGTTTACGGTAATCAATTCGATATCACGGCAAATGTTGGTTTGGAATTGGATATTTGGGGAAAACTGAAAGCACAGCAAAAAGCACAATTAGCCAGTTATTTGGGAACTGTTGCAGCACATCAAGCCGTGAAAAGTGATTTGGTTGCGTCCATAGCTTCGGCTTATTACCAGCTTTTAACTTTTGATGATCAAAAAAGAATCATCAATGAAACCATTATTTTAAGAAACAAAAACTATGAAACCACCAAAGCGTTGAAAGATGCCGGAACGGTAACTGAAGTCGCAGTTCAGCAAAGTGAAGCGTTGGTTTTCAATGCAGAATCGATGTTGATAAATATTGATGTTCAGATTGCTTTGCTCGAAAATACGCTAAGTGTTTTGATGGGCGAACCTGCTCATTCGATTGAAAGAACCAGTATTGCTGCGCAGAAAATGCCGGTGAGTTTGAAGTTGGGTTATCCAGCCAATTTGTTAGAGAATCGTCCAGATGTGAAAGCTGCTGAATACAATCTGATGAATGCTTTTGAATTAACGAATTCCGCGAAAGCACAATTTTACCCAAGTTTAAGATTGACCGGAAGTGCTGGGATTGCGTCCAAAGATTTGGATCAGTTGTTCAGTGCAAGTTCTCTTTTTGCTAATGTTGTCGCAGGTTTAGCACAACCGATTTTAAATAAGAGACAGATCAAAACGCAGTATGAAGTTAGTTTAGCACAAAAAGAAATTGCTTATCTGAACTTTAGAAAATCATTATTAAATGCCGGAAGAGAAGTTTCTGATGCATTGAAAATTTATCAGTCGCAAGACGGTTTCATTAATTTAAAAAAGAAAGAAAGAGACGCCTATAAAAACTCCGTGAACTATTCCCAGGAATTGGTGAATTACGGAATGGCAAACTATCTGGAAGTCATCAATGCAAGCGTCAATCAACTGAATGCTGAATTGAATATTTCAACTGCTGAATATTCTAAATTAGATGCAGGAATTGAATTATACAGAGCATTAGGCGGTGGCTGGAGGTAA
- a CDS encoding efflux RND transporter permease subunit, which produces MIKKFINRPVLSTVISIMIVVLGILGLVSLPVTQYPDIAPPTVRISANYTGANAQTVMNSVIIPIEEQVNGVEGMDYISSSAGNNGSASIQIFFKQGIDPDIAAVNVQNQVQRAIPLLPSEVTRSGVQVSKQQTSALMFLTFYTANPKLNEVWLQNYMNINIIPELKRVNGVGDAQVFGGKNYSMRIWLDPAKMAAYGLEPSEVSAAINDQSREAAAGALGENSGSSFQYIITYKGKYNEVDQFENIILRALGNGEYLRLKDVAEIKLDSQSYAGIGENNGRRAISMGIFQTPGSNAQEIIKNIKVFLDATEKTFPEGVGYTINFDTNEFLDASIHKVITTLIEAFILVFLVVFIFLQDFRSTLIPAIAVPVSIIGTFFFLNLFGYSLNLLTLFALVLAIGIVVDDAIVVVEAVHAKMEGGITDAKKATVEAMDEITGAIISITLVMAAVFIPVTFLKGPTGVFYQQFGITLIIAILISAVNALTLSPVLCAMFLKPPAHHSQEYASMNVMQKFFTKFNTGFNAGTKKYGQSFKYLLKHKWVTLIIFAAGGVTFWWANSTMPTGFIPKEDRGILFADIQLPPGASMERTYNVLKDLQEEARKIPGVQNVTFTASRGFMSGQGSNVGQAFVKLKPFKERGKAQGESVDDITKRLFGIAGKYPDAKIIFFSPPSVPGFGTSDGFSTVLLDKSGGDINELNKVTQNFVGALMQRPEIQFASTSFNTNYPQYEMVVNVPRAKESGVTLNSILSTMQGYIGGIYSSDFTKYGKQFRVMIQALPDNRKSPENLNSIFVKTNSGAMAPISQFVTLEKSFGPQSLERYNLFTSVAINGSSNPGYSTGDAIKAVQEVAAANLPANYDVEFTGLTKEEMKAGSQTYVVFLLSFLFVYFILAAQYESYLLPFSVLFSLPLGVIGAFFGQRIFGLENNIYFQIAIIMLIGLLAKNAILIVEFAVQRRHHGESIAMSAINAAKARLRPILMTSFAFIFGMIPLVFATGIGSVGNRSIATGAASGLLIGTFFGLIAIPVLYVIFQYLQEKVVPLKDKEINLGE; this is translated from the coding sequence ATGATAAAAAAATTTATAAACAGACCGGTTTTATCCACGGTAATTTCCATCATGATTGTTGTTTTGGGAATACTTGGATTGGTATCTTTGCCGGTCACACAGTATCCTGATATTGCGCCGCCAACTGTGCGAATTTCAGCAAATTATACCGGAGCAAATGCGCAAACGGTAATGAACAGTGTAATTATTCCAATTGAAGAACAGGTGAATGGAGTAGAAGGAATGGATTACATTTCTTCTTCCGCCGGAAATAACGGTTCCGCCTCAATTCAGATTTTCTTTAAACAGGGAATAGATCCAGATATCGCGGCGGTGAATGTGCAGAATCAGGTTCAGCGTGCAATTCCGCTTCTTCCTTCAGAGGTTACAAGATCCGGAGTTCAGGTGAGCAAGCAGCAAACCAGTGCTTTGATGTTCTTGACTTTCTATACGGCAAACCCTAAATTAAATGAGGTTTGGTTGCAGAATTACATGAACATTAATATTATTCCTGAATTGAAAAGGGTTAATGGTGTTGGTGATGCCCAGGTTTTTGGTGGAAAAAATTATTCCATGAGAATTTGGTTGGATCCTGCAAAAATGGCCGCATATGGTTTGGAGCCTTCCGAAGTTTCTGCGGCGATCAATGATCAATCCAGAGAAGCAGCAGCCGGAGCATTAGGTGAAAACAGCGGAAGTTCATTTCAATATATTATTACGTATAAAGGAAAATATAATGAAGTTGACCAGTTTGAAAATATTATTTTGCGAGCACTTGGAAATGGAGAATATCTTCGTTTAAAAGATGTTGCAGAAATTAAATTGGATTCTCAATCGTATGCCGGAATTGGTGAAAATAATGGACGCCGTGCTATCAGTATGGGAATCTTCCAAACACCAGGTTCCAATGCGCAGGAAATTATTAAAAATATTAAAGTCTTTTTGGATGCCACCGAAAAAACTTTTCCAGAAGGAGTTGGATATACCATTAACTTTGATACAAACGAATTCCTGGATGCTTCTATTCATAAAGTAATTACCACTTTGATTGAGGCCTTTATATTGGTGTTTTTAGTAGTTTTTATTTTCCTTCAGGATTTTAGATCTACTTTAATTCCAGCAATTGCAGTTCCTGTTTCGATTATTGGAACATTCTTCTTCCTGAATTTATTTGGTTATTCACTTAACTTGTTGACGCTTTTTGCTTTGGTTCTTGCTATCGGGATTGTCGTCGATGATGCGATTGTCGTCGTAGAGGCCGTTCACGCAAAAATGGAAGGCGGGATTACTGATGCCAAAAAAGCAACAGTAGAAGCGATGGATGAAATTACAGGAGCGATTATTTCAATTACTTTGGTAATGGCGGCGGTATTTATTCCGGTAACTTTCCTTAAAGGACCAACTGGAGTTTTTTATCAGCAATTTGGGATTACCTTAATTATTGCAATTTTAATTTCAGCCGTTAATGCATTAACATTAAGTCCTGTGCTTTGTGCGATGTTCCTTAAACCGCCAGCACATCATTCTCAAGAATATGCAAGCATGAATGTGATGCAAAAATTCTTTACCAAATTTAATACTGGATTTAATGCCGGAACTAAAAAATATGGACAGTCATTCAAATATCTTTTAAAACATAAATGGGTTACGCTGATCATTTTCGCCGCTGGTGGAGTTACTTTCTGGTGGGCAAATTCAACGATGCCTACAGGATTTATTCCTAAAGAAGACCGTGGAATTCTCTTTGCAGATATTCAATTGCCACCAGGTGCTTCAATGGAAAGAACCTATAATGTATTAAAGGATTTACAGGAAGAAGCAAGAAAAATTCCAGGAGTTCAAAACGTTACTTTTACAGCGAGTAGAGGATTTATGTCAGGACAAGGTTCCAACGTTGGTCAGGCATTCGTTAAGCTAAAACCTTTTAAAGAGCGCGGAAAAGCACAAGGTGAAAGTGTAGATGATATTACTAAAAGACTTTTTGGAATAGCAGGTAAATATCCGGATGCGAAGATTATTTTCTTCTCTCCACCAAGTGTACCAGGATTTGGAACCAGTGATGGTTTCTCCACCGTTTTATTGGATAAATCGGGAGGTGATATTAATGAATTGAATAAAGTAACTCAAAATTTTGTTGGAGCATTAATGCAAAGACCAGAAATTCAGTTTGCTTCAACATCCTTTAACACCAACTATCCACAGTATGAGATGGTGGTTAATGTGCCTCGGGCAAAAGAAAGTGGTGTTACTTTGAACAGTATTTTGAGTACAATGCAAGGTTATATCGGTGGAATTTACTCTTCTGATTTTACCAAATATGGGAAACAGTTTAGAGTAATGATTCAAGCATTACCGGATAACAGAAAATCCCCGGAAAATTTGAACTCTATTTTTGTAAAAACCAATTCAGGAGCGATGGCGCCTATTTCACAGTTTGTTACTTTGGAAAAAAGTTTTGGTCCACAATCGCTGGAGCGTTACAATCTATTTACTTCAGTAGCAATCAATGGTTCCAGTAATCCTGGTTATTCTACAGGTGATGCAATTAAAGCGGTGCAAGAAGTTGCTGCAGCCAATTTGCCAGCCAATTACGATGTTGAGTTTACAGGATTAACGAAAGAAGAAATGAAAGCAGGTTCTCAAACCTATGTTGTGTTCCTATTGAGTTTCCTATTCGTTTACTTTATTTTGGCTGCACAGTACGAAAGTTATTTACTTCCGTTTTCAGTATTGTTCTCATTGCCTTTGGGAGTAATTGGAGCATTTTTCGGACAGCGTATTTTCGGATTAGAAAATAATATTTATTTCCAGATTGCGATTATCATGTTGATTGGTTTGTTGGCAAAGAATGCAATTTTGATTGTAGAGTTTGCGGTACAACGGCGTCATCATGGTGAATCAATTGCCATGTCTGCGATTAATGCTGCAAAAGCAAGGTTACGTCCGATTTTGATGACTTCATTTGCCTTTATCTTTGGGATGATTCCATTGGTGTTTGCAACCGGAATTGGTTCTGTTGGTAACCGTTCTATCGCAACGGGTGCTGCTTCAGGATTATTAATCGGGACTTTCTTTGGACTGATTGCAATTCCTGTATTGTACGTGATTTTCCAATATCTTCAGGAGAAAGTTGTTCCACTGAAAGACAAAGAAATCAACCTCGGAGAATAA
- a CDS encoding efflux RND transporter periplasmic adaptor subunit codes for MKNKIILLSFSALSVLSCKKGDQKPPQGPKVVTTVVVENRNVTGYSTFPASIEGRVNNDVRAKMQGYITQVLVDEGQYVSKGQPLFRLETNSLSQSANAAKAGVGAAQSSVAASDANVKAAQSAVSAAQVEVNKLRPLVEKNIISNVQLQTAEANLARAQAQVAQAVAAKQQASAGVAQAQANYQGAQANVDYSVIRAPISGVIGKINFRNGSLVGPGDATPISTVSDTSELYAYFSMNEKQYLDFLKNAVGASVPEKLKNMPAVELLLANGDVYKEKGYVKAATGQIDPNTGSIQFRVSFPNPDKLLSNGNSGKIRIPVAYDNALVIPESATYEQQGLVYVYKVKQDTAKSAVISVIDRVNNMVIIKDGAEKGEVVVAEGVGTLKSGAPVKPEPKKFDDIINAIKPIF; via the coding sequence ATGAAAAATAAAATTATTCTACTATCCTTCTCTGCTTTGTCGGTTTTATCCTGCAAAAAAGGAGATCAAAAACCTCCGCAAGGACCGAAAGTTGTAACGACCGTTGTAGTTGAAAATAGAAATGTTACGGGATATTCTACGTTTCCGGCAAGTATCGAAGGTCGTGTAAATAACGATGTTCGTGCGAAAATGCAAGGTTATATCACCCAAGTTCTTGTAGATGAAGGACAATACGTTTCGAAAGGACAACCATTGTTCAGATTAGAAACTAATTCTTTAAGTCAATCTGCGAATGCTGCAAAAGCTGGCGTTGGTGCTGCACAATCAAGTGTTGCTGCTTCTGATGCAAATGTAAAAGCTGCACAATCTGCGGTAAGCGCGGCGCAAGTTGAAGTGAATAAACTTCGGCCGTTGGTAGAAAAAAATATTATTTCTAATGTTCAACTGCAAACTGCAGAAGCGAATCTTGCCAGAGCACAGGCTCAAGTTGCACAAGCGGTTGCTGCAAAACAACAAGCTTCGGCTGGAGTTGCACAGGCACAAGCTAATTACCAAGGTGCGCAGGCAAATGTTGATTACTCTGTTATCCGTGCTCCAATTTCTGGAGTGATTGGAAAAATCAATTTCCGAAACGGAAGTTTGGTTGGTCCAGGAGATGCGACTCCTATTTCAACGGTTTCTGATACCAGCGAATTATACGCTTACTTTTCAATGAATGAAAAGCAGTACCTCGATTTTCTAAAAAATGCTGTAGGTGCCAGCGTTCCAGAAAAATTAAAAAATATGCCAGCCGTAGAATTATTATTGGCAAATGGTGATGTTTATAAAGAGAAAGGATATGTGAAAGCGGCAACAGGTCAAATTGATCCTAACACCGGAAGTATTCAGTTTAGAGTTTCTTTCCCGAATCCTGATAAGCTTTTGAGCAACGGAAACAGCGGGAAGATTAGAATTCCGGTGGCATATGATAACGCATTGGTGATCCCAGAAAGTGCGACTTATGAACAACAAGGTTTGGTGTACGTCTATAAAGTAAAACAAGACACTGCAAAAAGCGCTGTGATTTCAGTTATTGATCGTGTTAATAATATGGTCATCATTAAGGATGGTGCAGAAAAAGGAGAAGTTGTAGTTGCAGAAGGTGTTGGAACTTTAAAATCAGGAGCTCCTGTTAAACCAGAACCGAAAAAATTCGATGATATCATTAACGCTATAAAACCGATTTTCTAA
- a CDS encoding transcriptional regulator has product MKIDKEIFREMVKFYGEAFHLPPLAAKIYSYLIFDFDRNGVSFDEFVEIFCASKSSISSNLNLLLNLNIITDFNKIDERKRFFMMNEKYMKLRFEEIIEKMEKELLILNQLKDFRNTGDEEALRKFEIYTSLFKKNITNIKDSLDQL; this is encoded by the coding sequence ATGAAAATTGACAAAGAGATTTTTCGTGAAATGGTTAAATTTTATGGAGAAGCCTTCCATTTACCGCCACTTGCTGCGAAAATTTATTCCTATTTAATTTTTGATTTTGATAGGAATGGTGTTTCTTTTGATGAGTTTGTTGAGATTTTTTGCGCAAGTAAAAGTTCAATTTCTTCAAACCTCAATTTACTTTTAAACCTAAATATTATTACCGATTTCAATAAAATCGATGAAAGAAAACGGTTTTTCATGATGAACGAAAAATACATGAAACTCCGATTTGAAGAAATTATCGAGAAAATGGAAAAAGAATTATTGATTTTAAATCAACTGAAAGACTTTCGAAACACAGGTGATGAAGAAGCATTGCGGAAGTTTGAAATTTATACCAGTCTCTTTAAAAAGAATATTACCAATATAAAGGATTCTCTTGATCAACTTTAA
- a CDS encoding translation initiation factor, whose protein sequence is MDLRDQLKNMFPEHEEQDFEMPVEKFVQIEPLVCKFEKKGRHGKPVTLVEGFEGNDEELKKISKKLKTTLGIGGSEKDGIIIIQGDNRDKIMVILKEMGYKTKRVGG, encoded by the coding sequence ATGGATTTAAGAGATCAACTCAAAAATATGTTTCCTGAACACGAAGAACAGGATTTCGAAATGCCCGTAGAAAAGTTCGTACAGATAGAACCGCTCGTCTGTAAATTTGAAAAAAAAGGACGTCACGGTAAACCGGTGACTTTAGTTGAGGGTTTTGAAGGCAACGATGAAGAACTAAAAAAGATTTCAAAAAAACTGAAAACAACTTTAGGAATTGGTGGATCTGAAAAAGATGGAATCATCATCATTCAGGGTGATAACCGTGACAAAATTATGGTGATTTTGAAAGAAATGGGTTATAAGACGAAACGAGTTGGAGGTTAA
- a CDS encoding nucleoside phosphorylase, translated as MLNKLAASELVLNDDGSVYHLNLLPEDIAGKIMLVGDPDRVPKVSKYFDKIEIKKNKREFYTHTGTLRGERITVMSTGIGTENIDIVMNELDALVNIDLKNKEFKTDHTALELFRMGTCGSVNPDVEVDNMLVTENVVGLDGLLHFYQDYAFENEFSRNFMAKFPYEKIKPMLYFSDWAAEMGEYYKDAKYRGNTATFPGFYAPQGRQLRLKALDDKFLETLNDLGVSNFEMETSAIYGLSKLLGHKAITVNSVIANRRRGEFSADHAASERNMIEWVLDRIIK; from the coding sequence ATGCTTAATAAATTAGCTGCATCAGAATTGGTGCTCAATGACGACGGAAGTGTTTATCACTTGAACTTATTGCCAGAAGACATTGCTGGAAAAATCATGTTGGTTGGTGATCCTGACCGTGTTCCAAAAGTTTCTAAATATTTCGATAAGATTGAAATCAAGAAAAATAAAAGAGAATTTTATACGCATACCGGAACTTTGCGTGGCGAAAGAATCACGGTAATGTCAACCGGAATTGGAACTGAAAACATCGATATCGTGATGAACGAATTGGATGCTTTGGTGAATATTGATTTGAAGAATAAAGAATTTAAAACTGATCATACGGCTTTGGAACTTTTCAGAATGGGAACTTGCGGAAGTGTGAATCCTGATGTTGAAGTTGATAATATGTTGGTGACAGAAAATGTGGTTGGTCTTGATGGCTTACTTCATTTTTACCAAGATTATGCGTTTGAAAATGAATTCTCCAGAAACTTTATGGCGAAATTCCCCTACGAGAAAATTAAACCGATGTTGTATTTTTCTGATTGGGCAGCAGAAATGGGCGAATATTATAAGGATGCAAAATACCGAGGAAATACTGCAACTTTTCCAGGTTTCTATGCGCCACAGGGAAGACAGCTTCGTCTAAAGGCACTCGATGACAAGTTCTTGGAAACCTTAAATGATCTAGGTGTTAGCAATTTCGAGATGGAAACTTCGGCTATTTACGGTCTTTCTAAATTATTAGGACATAAAGCGATTACGGTAAATTCTGTTATTGCGAACAGAAGAAGAGGTGAGTTTTCTGCGGATCACGCTGCTTCTGAGAGAAATATGATTGAGTGGGTATTGGATCGGATTATTAAATAG
- a CDS encoding DNA-3-methyladenine glycosylase I has translation MEIVRCGWCEKDDLYRKYHDEEWGKPIYDDETIFEFLVLESFQAGLSWYTILKKRENFTEAFDQFNYKKIANYSDEKVEELMNNAGIIRNRLKILATINNAQKFQEIQKEFGSFSNYIWSFVDGHPIVNHPKTLKDVPATTEISDALSKDLKKRGFKFLGSTVIYAHMQATGMVNDHLVDCHCK, from the coding sequence ATGGAAATAGTGCGTTGTGGTTGGTGCGAGAAAGATGATCTCTATAGAAAGTATCACGATGAAGAATGGGGAAAGCCGATTTATGATGATGAAACTATTTTTGAATTTTTAGTTTTAGAAAGTTTTCAGGCTGGACTTTCCTGGTATACGATTTTAAAGAAAAGAGAAAATTTCACAGAAGCTTTTGATCAATTTAATTATAAAAAAATTGCAAACTATTCTGATGAAAAAGTAGAAGAGTTAATGAATAACGCTGGAATTATAAGAAATAGATTAAAGATTTTGGCAACCATCAATAATGCTCAAAAGTTTCAGGAAATACAAAAAGAATTCGGCAGTTTTTCAAATTATATCTGGAGTTTTGTCGATGGACACCCAATTGTGAATCATCCAAAAACTTTAAAAGATGTTCCCGCAACCACGGAAATCTCAGATGCTTTATCAAAAGATTTAAAGAAAAGAGGATTTAAGTTTCTGGGTTCAACTGTGATTTACGCGCACATGCAAGCAACTGGAATGGTGAATGATCATTTGGTGGATTGTCATTGTAAATAA
- a CDS encoding enoyl-ACP reductase, which produces MSYGLLKGKKGIIFGALNDQSIAWKVAERCHEEGAEFILSNAPIAMRMGEIDELAKKTGSDVIPADATSVEDLDKLFAHAEEKFGKIDFILHSIGMSVNIRKGKSYTDLNYDFLEKGWDVSSVSFHKVMKAAWDRDIMNEWGSILALTYIAAQRVFPNYGDMADNKSYLESIARSFGYYWGDRKVRVNTISQSPVMTKAGAGVKGISGFFNFADSMSPLGNADALDCANYCVSLFSDLTRKVTMQNLFHDGGFSKTGVSQKIVDKFEDLQ; this is translated from the coding sequence ATGTCATACGGATTATTAAAAGGTAAGAAAGGAATTATTTTCGGAGCCTTAAACGACCAATCCATCGCTTGGAAAGTCGCAGAAAGATGTCATGAAGAAGGAGCTGAATTTATTCTTTCCAACGCACCAATCGCAATGAGAATGGGCGAAATTGACGAGTTAGCAAAAAAAACTGGTTCTGATGTTATTCCAGCAGATGCCACTTCAGTTGAAGATTTGGATAAACTTTTTGCTCATGCTGAAGAAAAATTTGGTAAAATCGATTTCATTCTTCATTCAATTGGAATGTCGGTCAACATTAGAAAAGGAAAATCATATACTGATCTTAATTACGATTTCTTGGAAAAAGGTTGGGACGTTTCTTCCGTTTCTTTCCATAAAGTAATGAAAGCAGCTTGGGATAGAGATATCATGAATGAATGGGGTTCTATTTTGGCCTTAACTTATATCGCTGCACAAAGAGTATTCCCAAATTACGGTGATATGGCAGACAATAAATCTTATCTAGAAAGTATCGCAAGAAGTTTCGGATATTATTGGGGCGACAGAAAAGTACGTGTTAACACGATTTCTCAATCTCCGGTAATGACTAAAGCTGGCGCTGGTGTAAAAGGAATTAGTGGTTTCTTCAACTTCGCAGATAGTATGTCTCCACTTGGAAATGCTGATGCTTTGGATTGTGCAAACTACTGTGTGAGTCTTTTCTCAGACCTAACGAGAAAAGTGACGATGCAAAATCTTTTCCACGATGGTGGCTTCAGTAAAACTGGAGTTTCGCAGAAAATTGTAGATAAATTTGAAGATTTACAATAA